In Edaphobacter dinghuensis, a genomic segment contains:
- a CDS encoding PP2C family protein-serine/threonine phosphatase: MQDALGSRLQKWIKKPPTGLAGAAFWLAIWFCALLLLRLLPGGWGTFFNVIEIFVGIALVSVAVPLILQTVRRRMLWSLRNKLVITYLLIGLAPVVLVVTLVLVSAYIAAGQFAIHLVDSRLQAELNQMDGANAHRADVIVQVLGGKPSAEEIEEQDSVVNRLDMAGMSLHPATKAYINGAPIALDPIDEKTPLGLPPWASELKGGDFQNLVLDGGELYLVVVHQRKLGDGRMFSLVSSMPVDNGLMNLIADGLGRAVLFPERLGNLAAERREAAAEEKRPASLVMTSGRRSKNVTGVAGGTEPPAVSLMDIRVRFLSTTSITDWGSGDRDSILIEVDSRPTLLYRRLFGASLNGVLTSGYRDGLIVLCIVFALIESLALYMAIRLSRTITASVADLYEATHAVDRGELSHRIGVNRTDQLAELSRSFNTMTGSLQRLLEEQKEKERLQNEISIAQEVQANLFPHHVSNLASLELHGVCRPARSVSGDYYDFLVFHQEANEGVPSRRETGVGIAIGDISGKGISAALLMATLHSAVRAYRFASEELVYSETSLAGLMASREERGGDCDELFESPGRILSLLNRHLYRSTQPEKYATLFLAHYDAASSMLTYSNAGQLPPLVLGRDGAIRRLDQGGTVVGLMDGMHYEEDRFQMQPGDIMVAYSDGVTEPENDFGEFGEARLMDVVRRYRDEPLHVISTKVMQALDAWIGAEEQPDDITLVLARQT, encoded by the coding sequence ATGCAGGACGCTTTGGGATCTCGGTTGCAGAAATGGATCAAAAAGCCGCCAACCGGATTGGCCGGAGCCGCGTTTTGGCTGGCCATCTGGTTTTGCGCGCTGCTGCTGTTGCGTCTGCTGCCGGGCGGTTGGGGAACGTTCTTCAACGTAATCGAGATCTTCGTTGGGATCGCCCTGGTGTCGGTTGCGGTTCCGCTGATTTTGCAGACGGTGCGCCGCCGTATGCTGTGGAGCCTGCGCAATAAGCTGGTAATCACCTATCTATTAATAGGACTGGCGCCGGTGGTGCTGGTGGTGACCCTGGTGCTGGTTTCGGCTTATATTGCTGCGGGGCAGTTTGCCATTCATCTGGTGGACTCGCGATTGCAGGCGGAGCTGAACCAGATGGACGGAGCCAATGCGCATCGCGCTGATGTGATCGTCCAGGTACTCGGCGGGAAGCCGTCGGCGGAGGAGATCGAAGAGCAGGACAGTGTGGTCAACCGGCTGGATATGGCAGGAATGAGCCTGCATCCGGCGACGAAGGCATATATCAACGGAGCACCGATTGCGCTGGACCCGATCGATGAGAAGACACCGCTGGGGCTACCGCCGTGGGCATCGGAGCTGAAGGGTGGGGACTTCCAGAACCTGGTGCTGGATGGGGGAGAGCTTTATCTGGTCGTGGTTCATCAGCGAAAGTTGGGGGACGGGCGGATGTTCAGCCTGGTGAGCAGCATGCCGGTGGACAACGGGTTGATGAACCTGATCGCCGATGGGTTGGGGCGTGCCGTGCTATTTCCCGAGAGGCTGGGGAACCTTGCCGCAGAACGGCGAGAGGCGGCAGCCGAAGAGAAGAGGCCGGCTTCACTGGTGATGACTTCGGGGCGGCGGTCGAAGAACGTAACCGGGGTTGCGGGCGGCACGGAGCCGCCTGCTGTCAGCCTTATGGACATTCGGGTGCGTTTCTTATCGACCACATCGATTACGGATTGGGGTTCGGGTGACCGCGACAGCATTCTGATCGAAGTTGATTCGCGGCCAACGCTGCTGTATCGGCGGCTCTTTGGAGCGTCGCTGAATGGCGTGCTGACGAGCGGATATCGCGATGGGTTGATTGTGCTGTGTATCGTCTTTGCGCTGATTGAGTCGTTGGCTCTCTATATGGCGATTCGCCTGAGCCGGACGATTACAGCCTCTGTCGCCGATCTGTATGAGGCAACGCATGCGGTCGACCGTGGAGAGCTGAGCCACCGGATTGGCGTGAACCGGACTGACCAGCTTGCGGAGTTGAGCCGGTCATTCAACACGATGACCGGATCGTTGCAGAGGCTGCTGGAGGAACAGAAGGAGAAGGAGCGGCTGCAGAACGAGATCTCGATTGCGCAGGAGGTGCAGGCGAACCTGTTTCCGCACCATGTCTCGAACCTTGCCAGCCTGGAACTGCATGGGGTCTGTCGTCCGGCGCGCTCGGTGAGCGGAGATTACTACGACTTCCTCGTCTTTCACCAAGAGGCGAATGAAGGTGTGCCCTCGCGGCGGGAGACGGGAGTAGGCATCGCGATTGGCGATATCAGCGGCAAGGGGATCTCGGCGGCGCTGCTGATGGCGACCCTGCATTCGGCTGTGCGAGCGTATCGTTTTGCCAGCGAGGAACTGGTATACAGCGAGACGAGCCTTGCGGGGCTGATGGCGAGCAGAGAAGAGCGCGGAGGTGACTGCGATGAGTTGTTCGAGTCGCCGGGGCGGATTCTTTCATTGCTGAATCGGCACCTCTATCGGAGTACACAGCCGGAGAAGTATGCCACATTGTTCCTCGCGCACTATGATGCTGCTTCGTCCATGCTGACGTATTCGAACGCGGGACAACTGCCGCCGCTGGTGCTGGGGCGCGATGGCGCTATTCGCAGGCTGGACCAGGGCGGTACTGTTGTCGGGTTGATGGATGGAATGCACTATGAGGAAGATCGTTTCCAGATGCAGCCCGGCGACATTATGGTGGCGTATTCGGACGGCGTGACCGAGCCGGAGAACGACTTTGGAGAGTTTGGAGAAGCGCGCCTGATGGATGTGGTGAGGCGCTATCGCGACGAGCCGCTGCACGTGATTTCGACTAAGGTCATGCAGGCGCTGGACGCGTGGATCGGGGCAGAAGAGCAGCCGGACGACATCACGCTGGTGCTGGCTCGGCAGACTTAA
- a CDS encoding GH92 family glycosyl hydrolase: MLVQNGTCRTVLFAALLLGFSGSAIAGPTVKPMEPVDYVSPNIGGIGQLLTATVPYVQTPHGMARLAPIMTPGINDRYLADKIYGFPAGPAMLMISTGKVSTRPKDYASTYDHDFETTTPYYYEADLQSWGIKAEVTATQAAAYYRFHLPAGSTAHLVLSMKDGAALKVVGDSVVEGSERVGGTVAQLSENSGETREYFYAEFSRPFSHAETWQKSVLSQSAEQAGDHIGFVADESGEGGDQVEVRVGFSYISTEQAQKNLKEQIAERSFEQVKGQTKMLWNKALGAVAIEGGNESQRTIFYTALYRSLGRMTDITEDGRYFSGYDHKVHESDGHDFYVDDGLWDTYRSLHPLQLLLEAPRQEDMIRSYLRMYEQSGWLPSFPSVAGEQAVMIGHHAAAYILDAYQKGYRDFNLEEAYEAIHKNETQATMLPWKRGPLTSLDHVYFDKGFFPALAAGETETVSEVTGERRQAVSVTLETSYDDWCAAQIAKILGKQDDYDYFMKLAHNYRNVFDPQIDFMAPKSEDGQWVTPFDPKLGGGQGGRDYFTEMNAWTYTFHVQHDVAGLIQLMGGRDNFNAKLDQLFVEQYGTSKYQYLSQFPDSTGLVGLYAQGNEPSYHIPYLYDFSGQPWKTQRRVRQLMNIWYGDGPLGIPGDDDGGETSSWYVLSAMGFYPVCPGSPVYEIGSPIFAKSSIRMANGREFTIIANHVSAQNKYIQSAQLNGKALDKAWFAHAAIANGGTLVLEMGDKPNKQWGSAPADAPPSMSPVAGS, from the coding sequence ATGTTAGTACAGAACGGAACATGCAGAACAGTATTGTTTGCAGCATTGCTGCTTGGGTTTTCGGGAAGCGCTATTGCCGGGCCTACGGTGAAGCCCATGGAGCCGGTGGACTATGTCTCCCCTAACATCGGCGGCATCGGTCAACTGTTGACTGCAACCGTTCCTTATGTGCAGACGCCTCATGGAATGGCGCGGCTTGCACCGATCATGACGCCGGGAATCAATGACCGCTATCTGGCGGATAAGATTTATGGGTTTCCGGCTGGACCAGCCATGTTGATGATCTCAACCGGTAAGGTGAGTACGCGGCCGAAGGATTATGCTTCCACCTACGATCACGATTTCGAGACGACGACGCCATATTATTACGAGGCGGACCTGCAGAGCTGGGGTATCAAGGCAGAGGTTACGGCGACACAGGCCGCGGCATATTACCGGTTTCATCTGCCGGCTGGCTCGACTGCTCACTTGGTTTTGAGCATGAAGGACGGAGCGGCGCTCAAGGTAGTTGGAGACTCGGTTGTTGAAGGCAGCGAGCGAGTGGGTGGAACCGTCGCACAGCTTTCAGAGAACAGTGGTGAGACTCGGGAGTATTTTTATGCAGAGTTTTCAAGGCCTTTCAGCCATGCTGAGACGTGGCAGAAGAGTGTCTTGTCTCAAAGCGCGGAGCAGGCTGGAGATCACATTGGCTTTGTTGCCGACGAATCGGGTGAGGGAGGAGATCAGGTCGAAGTACGCGTCGGGTTTTCATATATCAGCACGGAGCAGGCGCAGAAAAATCTGAAGGAGCAGATCGCCGAGCGAAGCTTCGAGCAGGTGAAGGGGCAGACGAAGATGCTCTGGAACAAGGCGCTTGGAGCAGTTGCGATTGAGGGAGGTAACGAGAGTCAGCGCACGATCTTCTATACCGCGTTGTATCGCTCGCTGGGCCGCATGACCGACATCACGGAAGACGGCAGATACTTCAGTGGATACGATCATAAGGTCCACGAAAGCGATGGGCATGACTTCTATGTTGACGATGGTTTGTGGGACACGTACCGCTCACTGCATCCGCTGCAACTGCTGCTCGAAGCTCCGCGACAGGAGGACATGATTCGCTCCTACTTACGGATGTATGAGCAGAGCGGATGGCTGCCATCGTTTCCTTCAGTGGCCGGAGAGCAGGCTGTGATGATCGGGCATCACGCGGCTGCCTATATTCTCGATGCGTATCAAAAGGGCTATCGCGACTTCAACCTTGAAGAAGCGTATGAAGCGATTCACAAGAATGAGACTCAGGCGACGATGTTGCCATGGAAGCGTGGCCCGTTGACGAGTCTGGATCATGTGTACTTCGATAAGGGATTTTTCCCGGCGCTTGCAGCGGGTGAGACTGAAACGGTTTCCGAAGTTACCGGAGAGCGGCGCCAGGCAGTTTCAGTGACGCTTGAGACAAGTTATGACGATTGGTGCGCGGCGCAGATCGCAAAGATTCTGGGAAAGCAGGATGACTACGACTACTTCATGAAGCTGGCTCACAACTATCGCAATGTCTTTGATCCGCAGATAGATTTCATGGCTCCGAAGAGTGAGGATGGGCAGTGGGTGACACCCTTCGATCCGAAGCTTGGAGGAGGGCAGGGCGGAAGAGACTACTTCACCGAGATGAATGCATGGACCTATACCTTCCATGTGCAGCATGATGTTGCCGGCCTGATTCAGTTGATGGGAGGGCGAGACAACTTCAATGCTAAGCTGGATCAACTCTTCGTCGAACAATATGGGACATCGAAGTATCAATACTTAAGTCAGTTTCCCGACTCGACCGGCTTGGTGGGACTTTATGCGCAGGGCAACGAGCCCAGCTATCACATTCCGTACCTCTACGACTTCTCTGGGCAGCCATGGAAGACGCAGCGGCGAGTGCGCCAGTTGATGAATATCTGGTATGGCGATGGTCCGCTTGGTATTCCAGGAGACGACGATGGAGGTGAGACCTCGTCGTGGTATGTGCTCAGCGCTATGGGATTCTATCCCGTCTGTCCGGGGAGTCCGGTGTACGAGATCGGAAGTCCGATCTTTGCGAAGAGCTCAATTCGCATGGCGAACGGGCGTGAGTTTACGATCATTGCAAATCATGTCTCAGCGCAGAACAAGTATATTCAGTCGGCGCAGTTGAATGGAAAGGCGCTGGACAAGGCATGGTTCGCGCATGCGGCGATTGCGAACGGCGGTACTCTTGTACTCGAGATGGGAGACAAGCCGAATAAGCAGTGGGGAAGCGCACCGGCAGATGCGCCGCCGTCGATGTCGCCGGTTGCAGGATCTTGA
- a CDS encoding MbcA/ParS/Xre antitoxin family protein: protein MAAALVIPQIAGYAFDVSPDLSHVQTRERLSPAAIKGFLRIMEKWEIKDADARQLLGGLSTGSYYGFKKEPKHRTLDQDVLTRISLLLGIFKALNILYSKSLADAWMRLPNSNSMFRGMTPLAYIIQRGQPGMLHVRQLLDARRGGQ from the coding sequence ATGGCGGCAGCTCTTGTCATTCCGCAGATTGCCGGATACGCATTCGATGTTTCTCCAGACCTCTCCCATGTTCAGACGCGAGAGCGTCTCAGCCCTGCCGCGATTAAGGGCTTTCTGCGCATCATGGAGAAGTGGGAGATTAAAGATGCGGATGCGCGGCAACTGTTGGGCGGGCTCTCCACCGGCTCGTACTACGGATTTAAGAAAGAGCCGAAGCACCGAACGCTGGATCAGGATGTTCTGACGCGCATCTCGCTTCTGCTGGGAATATTCAAGGCGTTGAATATTTTGTACAGCAAGTCGCTGGCAGATGCGTGGATGAGGCTGCCAAACAGCAACTCGATGTTTCGGGGGATGACACCTTTGGCTTACATCATCCAGCGCGGCCAACCGGGAATGCTGCATGTGCGTCAACTGCTCGACGCTCGCCGTGGTGGGCAATGA
- a CDS encoding RES family NAD+ phosphorylase, with protein sequence MIPAAVDVELADTHRLIPSKYSESGTVLSRLTDDESVLSDLMELDGATNGRLLGEEGLLPGISVHELVYGVGYAHIVNAAFTHAGPMGGRFNNSERGAWYCGVERETSIAEVVFHKLRQLEEVDWREEEVSTFDDYLADFTARMQDLRAPKPQYKRFLKAGPIPECYADSQQLAAVLLVQQSNGIIYPSVRKKGGSCLVCFRPTLVYNVRQGARLELRLLAGRDFSPSDVREVRTA encoded by the coding sequence ATGATTCCGGCAGCCGTCGATGTTGAGCTTGCCGATACGCATCGTCTTATTCCGTCGAAGTATAGCGAGAGCGGCACTGTGCTATCGCGGCTGACTGACGATGAGAGTGTTCTCAGCGATCTGATGGAGTTAGACGGCGCGACGAACGGCCGTCTTTTAGGGGAAGAGGGATTGTTGCCTGGTATCAGTGTTCATGAGCTGGTCTACGGCGTCGGCTATGCGCATATTGTCAATGCTGCGTTTACGCATGCAGGGCCGATGGGTGGGCGCTTCAATAATAGCGAGCGCGGCGCATGGTACTGCGGTGTGGAGAGGGAGACCTCGATTGCGGAAGTTGTGTTTCATAAGCTGAGGCAGTTGGAAGAGGTCGATTGGCGAGAGGAAGAGGTGTCGACGTTCGACGACTATCTCGCCGATTTTACGGCGCGAATGCAGGACCTGCGAGCGCCGAAGCCGCAGTATAAAAGGTTTTTGAAGGCGGGCCCGATTCCGGAGTGTTACGCCGACTCGCAACAACTTGCCGCAGTGTTGCTGGTGCAACAGTCGAATGGGATCATCTATCCGAGTGTAAGAAAGAAGGGCGGCAGTTGCCTGGTCTGCTTCAGGCCGACGCTGGTCTATAACGTGCGTCAGGGCGCTCGTCTCGAGCTGCGGCTGTTGGCCGGAAGAGATTTTTCGCCGAGCGATGTTCGTGAAGTCCGCACTGCATAA
- a CDS encoding glycoside hydrolase family 3 N-terminal domain-containing protein produces MHRMTPEEKVRQLDLYAGAPALMSSYTDDTHAAKDAVFLPEKAEALWGNLGVGGIHDLNPTPEQSNAIQRWVIAHNRLGIPALFIEEGLHGFDTGTVFPAPLNLAATFDPELARQTGSAIAAEARATGVGMILAPVLDLAREPRWGRVEEDFGEDPYLTGQMGFAYVRGVQGASLNTDHTVVAEPKHFAGHGSPEGGTNTSPVHIGERELRSVMLKSFEPAFREGHAMATMAAYHEIDGIPITADPFLLKTVLRGEWGFQGMVLSDLGAIQRLYKVHHVAATPKDAVCLAVRSGVDMQFYDFEHDVFQNALLDCLKEGTLPEADLDRAVSAVLRLKFSLDLFDHPFVDPSLDKRVYRSQAHLDVSLRSARESMTLLKNENHLLPLSKSVRRIAVIGPNANVARYGDYEKESNGERISLLQGIKSAVPQAMVDFDEGTDIGAAVAKAEASDVVILGLGEKQGISGEGFDRSELGLPGNQEQLLEAVVKTGKPVVLVLENGRPLTIGWAKDHVGAILEAWYPGEFGGRAIAETLFGDNNPSGRLTITFPRSVGQLPDFYNSDPSRVHKYVDDDGKPLFPFGFGLSYTSFNYGDIAVEAPAAGSKADIVVSFEVTNTGEREGTEVPQLYMRQEVGSVETPERSLAGFTKVDLKPHESKRVTMHLRQSQLAVWNAENRWAVEPGYYTVWVGGSSEAALTTRFLLKP; encoded by the coding sequence ATGCATCGCATGACACCAGAGGAGAAGGTTAGGCAACTCGATCTCTACGCCGGTGCTCCGGCATTGATGAGCAGCTATACCGACGACACCCATGCTGCCAAGGATGCAGTATTTTTGCCCGAGAAGGCGGAGGCGCTGTGGGGCAATCTCGGGGTGGGCGGCATCCACGATCTGAATCCGACGCCGGAACAATCGAACGCAATTCAGCGATGGGTGATTGCGCACAACCGGCTTGGAATTCCGGCGCTGTTTATCGAAGAGGGATTACATGGATTCGATACGGGCACGGTCTTTCCTGCGCCACTCAATCTTGCTGCAACGTTTGATCCTGAGCTGGCGCGGCAGACCGGCTCTGCGATTGCGGCCGAGGCGCGAGCGACGGGCGTGGGGATGATTCTGGCTCCGGTGCTGGACCTTGCGCGAGAACCGCGTTGGGGCCGGGTTGAAGAAGACTTTGGCGAAGACCCATACCTCACCGGACAGATGGGGTTTGCCTATGTGCGCGGCGTGCAGGGGGCGAGCCTGAACACGGACCATACGGTGGTTGCGGAACCGAAGCACTTTGCAGGGCATGGCTCGCCTGAGGGCGGAACGAATACTTCGCCAGTGCATATTGGCGAGCGCGAGCTGCGCAGCGTGATGTTGAAGTCGTTTGAGCCGGCGTTTCGCGAAGGCCATGCCATGGCCACGATGGCAGCTTATCACGAGATCGACGGCATTCCTATTACAGCCGACCCTTTTTTGCTGAAGACAGTACTTCGCGGTGAGTGGGGTTTTCAGGGGATGGTGCTCTCAGATTTGGGCGCGATTCAGCGGCTGTACAAGGTGCATCATGTTGCGGCGACACCTAAGGACGCGGTTTGTCTTGCAGTGCGGTCGGGTGTCGATATGCAGTTTTATGACTTCGAACATGATGTATTTCAGAATGCTTTGCTGGACTGCTTGAAGGAAGGCACGCTGCCGGAGGCTGACCTGGATCGGGCAGTGTCGGCGGTGCTTCGTCTGAAGTTTTCGCTTGATCTCTTCGATCATCCTTTCGTTGATCCATCGCTTGATAAGAGGGTGTACCGTTCGCAGGCGCATCTCGACGTCTCGCTGAGGTCGGCGCGCGAGTCGATGACTCTGCTCAAGAACGAGAACCACCTGCTGCCGCTGTCGAAGTCGGTTCGCCGTATTGCGGTCATCGGTCCGAATGCGAATGTGGCGCGGTATGGCGACTACGAGAAGGAGAGCAACGGCGAGCGGATCAGTCTTTTGCAGGGCATAAAGAGCGCTGTGCCGCAAGCGATGGTGGACTTCGATGAAGGCACGGACATCGGTGCAGCAGTGGCGAAGGCGGAAGCGTCGGATGTCGTGATCCTCGGGCTTGGAGAGAAGCAGGGTATATCGGGCGAAGGATTTGATCGCTCGGAGCTTGGACTACCGGGGAACCAGGAGCAATTGCTTGAGGCTGTGGTGAAGACCGGCAAGCCGGTAGTCCTGGTGCTGGAGAATGGGCGGCCGCTTACGATTGGCTGGGCGAAGGACCATGTCGGAGCGATCCTCGAGGCGTGGTACCCCGGAGAGTTTGGAGGCAGAGCGATCGCCGAGACGCTCTTTGGCGACAACAATCCTTCAGGAAGACTGACGATCACCTTTCCTCGCAGCGTAGGACAGCTGCCGGATTTTTATAACTCCGATCCGTCGCGTGTTCATAAGTATGTCGATGATGATGGGAAGCCGCTTTTTCCGTTTGGCTTCGGTTTGAGCTATACGAGCTTCAACTATGGCGATATTGCGGTCGAAGCTCCTGCAGCGGGCAGCAAGGCAGATATCGTTGTGTCGTTTGAGGTGACGAATACAGGCGAGCGAGAGGGGACCGAAGTGCCCCAGCTTTATATGCGTCAAGAGGTCGGCAGTGTGGAGACTCCGGAGCGATCGCTTGCGGGTTTTACCAAGGTTGATCTGAAGCCGCACGAGAGCAAGAGGGTCACCATGCACTTGCGACAGAGCCAACTTGCAGTCTGGAATGCGGAGAATCGCTGGGCCGTGGAACCGGGCTATTACACAGTTTGGGTTGGTGGATCGTCGGAGGCAGCGTTGACGACGCGGTTTCTGTTGAAGCCATAA
- a CDS encoding YihY/virulence factor BrkB family protein: MTPSVPEKTVPPELPEAIQQAKPDLPPKPIEEVRPVVAKSGFWPQMVALFRYLTQTEVHTYAFSVAANAILSLFPFIVLLLTVSRVVFHSRSMETVVDAMMKSFLPTGQEFVMRNMQLLAHPHKRTEVFSLVMLLITSTGVFLPLEVALNNVWGVKQNRSYLRNQMTSACLAFGVGVLAMLSVAFTATQRTILTWLFFGHTQNAMFNFFTFSFMKICAGIASILLFFLIYWILPNRKIPARAVLPTAIVTGLLWELAKYLYMRALPWLDFQSVYGPFYISVGLMMWAFLSGLLLLVGAHFSATRYTLWLARQEARGEK; encoded by the coding sequence ATGACTCCTAGTGTTCCCGAAAAGACCGTTCCGCCTGAGCTGCCTGAAGCGATCCAGCAGGCAAAGCCGGATCTGCCGCCGAAGCCGATCGAAGAGGTGCGGCCGGTGGTGGCCAAAAGCGGCTTTTGGCCCCAAATGGTTGCGCTGTTTCGCTATCTGACGCAAACCGAGGTGCATACCTATGCCTTCAGTGTGGCGGCCAATGCGATCCTGTCGCTGTTTCCGTTTATCGTGTTGTTGCTGACGGTGTCGCGCGTGGTCTTCCACTCACGGTCGATGGAGACGGTCGTCGATGCGATGATGAAGAGCTTTCTGCCGACGGGGCAGGAGTTTGTGATGCGTAATATGCAGCTGTTGGCGCATCCGCATAAACGGACAGAGGTGTTTTCGCTGGTGATGTTGCTGATTACCTCGACCGGCGTGTTTCTGCCGTTGGAAGTGGCGCTGAACAATGTCTGGGGGGTGAAGCAGAACCGGAGCTACCTGCGGAACCAGATGACCTCCGCCTGCCTGGCGTTTGGAGTGGGTGTGCTGGCGATGCTGTCGGTGGCGTTTACGGCGACACAGAGGACCATTTTGACGTGGCTTTTTTTCGGACATACGCAGAACGCGATGTTTAATTTCTTCACGTTCAGCTTTATGAAGATTTGTGCCGGAATTGCGAGCATTCTGCTGTTCTTTCTGATCTATTGGATACTGCCTAACCGCAAGATTCCGGCACGGGCGGTTTTGCCGACGGCGATTGTGACTGGACTGCTGTGGGAGCTCGCGAAGTATCTTTATATGCGGGCGCTGCCGTGGTTGGACTTTCAGTCGGTATACGGGCCGTTTTATATTTCGGTCGGGCTGATGATGTGGGCCTTTCTGTCCGGGCTGCTGCTTTTGGTGGGCGCGCATTTTTCGGCAACTCGTTATACGCTGTGGCTTGCCCGGCAAGAGGCACGAGGAGAGAAGTAG